A stretch of the Aegilops tauschii subsp. strangulata cultivar AL8/78 chromosome 4, Aet v6.0, whole genome shotgun sequence genome encodes the following:
- the LOC109758417 gene encoding uncharacterized protein has product MGKERLALTLERYHRFFVDPYATRLTTAHLNNIIYMHGFARLHGKKSQIMDHMVGQVDLQPPRRSTLHGGAALAPPSAARIAAAQAAADVDAIGWAECPIGCVTAFSTFADPPDPVEPMPPPAHHMLALAVPLRRPRSKRTRTSPYQRPASAASNTAKVKEEEVMEEEGEDMSLATPSPPRWMRSPTPPPPPPSPTPRPQTVVPPPLWMRSPTPPPPPPSPTPPSRGQPELEPTLSRPPGFGSPPEPCRSRPTQEPVLPTPPPPGFGPPPEPCRSGPTLEPILPTPPPPGFGPPPQPCWSRPTLAPPPTPPPGFGSRQVAPPPPHLSWGLPMPPPSGPGAPTFTQHLQPAGPAPLWRSPMSPSYPAPCWGAPAQAPWRWPHPPPRWAPPHMLRPPPPPWDCMRPFAPPMPPQHPPHFEMQHTPPAPGACSGRQVIYF; this is encoded by the exons ATGGGGAAGGAGAGATTGGCCCTGACGCTGGAGAGGTACCACCGCTTCTTCGTCGATCCCTACGCCACCCGCCTCACCACCGCCCACCTCAACAAC ATCATCTACATGCATGGTTTCGCCAGGCTCCACGGCAAGAAG TCCCAGATCATGGACCACATGGTGGGGCAGGTCGACCTGCAGCCGCCGCGCCGGTCCACGCTGCACGGTGGCGCCGCGCtcgcgccgccctccgccgcgcgcatcgccgccgcaCAGGCCGCGGCCGACGTCGACGCCATCGGCTGGGCGGAGTGCCCCATCGGCTGCGTCACCGCCTTCTCCACCTTCGCTGACCCGCCGGACCCGGTGGAGCCCATGCCCCCGCCCGCCCACCACATGCTCGCGCTGGCGGTGCCCCTGCGCCGCCCGCGCTCCAAGAGGACGCGCACCTCCCCCTACCAGCGCCCTGCCTCTGCCGCGTCCAACACGGCCAaggtgaaggaggaggaggtcatgGAAGAGGAGGGTGAGGATATGTCGTTggcgacgccgtcgccgccgcgatGGATGCGCTCCCCTACCCCGCCACCTCCGCCCCCGTCGCCCACGCCGCGGCCACAGACCGTGGTGCCTCCGCCACTATGGATGCGCTCCCCTACTCCGCCACCTCCGCCCCCGTCGCCCACGCCGCCGAGCAGGGGCCAGCCTGAGTTGGAGCCGACCCTCTCCCGACCACCAGGCTTCGGCTCCCCGCCGGAACCATGCAGGAGCCGGCCTACGCAGGAGCCGGTCCTCcccacaccaccaccaccaggctTCGGCCCGCCGCCGGAACCATGCAGGAGCGGGCCTACGCTGGAGCCGATCCTCcccacaccaccaccaccaggtttCGGCCCGCCGCCGCAACCATGCTGGAGCCGGCCTACGTTGGCGCCGCCTCCTACCCCACCACCAGGCTTCGGTTCGCGCCAGGTGGCGCCGCCTCCTCCGCACCTGTCCTGGGGCTTGCCGATGCCACCGCCGTCGGGCCCAGGAGCGCCTACGTTCACGCAGCATCTTCAGCCTGCAGGTCCGGCACCACTCTGGCGCTCGCCGATGTCGCCGTCTTATCCGGCACCGTGCTGGGGCGCGCCGGCGCAAGCGCCCTGGCGCTGGCCACATCCACCGCCGCGCTGGGCACCACCTCATATGCtgcgcccgccgccgccaccctgGGACTGCATGAGGCCGTTTGCACCCCCTATGCCGCCGCAACATCCGCCGCATTTTGAGATGCAGCATACGCCACCGGCACCGGGGGCTTGCTCGGGCAGGCAGGTGATTTACTTCTAG
- the LOC109758420 gene encoding uncharacterized protein, producing the protein MTKLPAAGRPRLTLEDYVLFFTTRSGRDLTVDQLNQILFMHGFKKFYNSNKPVIVDALNSLDLLRPRRATVSINAVAPPPGAAGPSAAQLSTEAVKRDIQDLGWRECPIGSVLSVHAGATSSSSVPLATIRPGSAAVVQRVSPPSTLSASSSLPPAAPGVEGTRKRALRGQGKAATKRKERRMRELLRLPSIEVQDIPDAAGAAQGSSGGIASAV; encoded by the exons ATGACGAAGCTACCGGCGGCCGGTCGGCCGCGGTTGACGCTGGAGGACTACGTCCTCTTCTTCACCACCCGCAGCGGTCGAGACCTTACCGTCGACCAACTCAATCAG ATCCTCTTCATGCACGGCTTCAAGAAGTTCTACAACTCCAACAAG CCGGTGATCGTCGACGCGCTCAACTCGCTCGACCTACTACGCCCGCGCCGCGCCACAGTCAGCATCAACGCCGTGGCGCCCCCGCCGGGCGCCGCGGGCCCCTCCGCGGCCCAGCTCTCCACGGAGGCCGTGAAGCGCGACATCCAGGACCTCGGCTGGCGCGAGTGCCCCATCGGCTCCGTCCTCTCCGTCCACGCCggggcgacctcctcctcctccgtgccgCTCGCCACCATCCGCCCGGGCTCCGCGGCCGTCGTCCAGCGCGTCTCCCCTCCGAGCACACTCAGCGCCTCCTCCAGCCTGCCTCCCGCGGCGCCCGGCGTGGAGGGGACCAGGAAGCGGGCCCTGAggggccaggggaaggcggcgaccaagagGAAGGAGAGGCGCATGAGGGAGCTGCTCAGGCTCCCGTCCATCGAGGTCCAGGACATTCCCgacgccgccggcgccgcccagGGCAGCAGCGGCGGCATTGCCTCTGCTGTGTGA